The DNA segment CGGCATAGACCTTGAAATCTGGCGTCAGCGCTTCGCCGAAGGCAACCGCCTTGGCGGCGATGACATGCATCAGCGGGCCGCCCTGGAGGCCGGGGAACACCGCCGAATTGATCTTCTTGCCGATCTCTTCGTCGTTGGAAAGCACCATGCCGCCGCGTGGGCCGCGCAGGGTCTTGTGTGTGGTCGTCGTCACGACGTGGGCGTGTTCGAGCGGATTGGGATGAACGCCACCGGCGACCAGGCCGGCGAAATGCGCCATGTCGACGAACAGCTTGGCGCCGACCTCGTCGGCGATCTCGCGGAATGCCTTGAAGTCGATGATGCGCGGATAAGCAGAACCGCCGGCGAGGATCACTTTCGGCTGGTGCTTCTTGGCGAGATCACGGACCTCATCCATATCGATGCGATGGGTGTCGGTCTTGACGCCATAGGAGACGACATTGAACCACTTCCCCGATTGATTGACCGGCGCGCCATGGGTCAAGTGACCGCCAGCGGCGAGGTTCAGGCCGAGGAACGTATCGCCCGGCTGCATCAGGGCCATGAACACCGACTGGTTTGCCTGGCTGCCGGAGTTGGGCTGCACGTTGGCGAAGCTGCAGTTGAACATCGCCTTGGCGCGTTCGCGCGCCAGATCCTCGACCTCGTCGACATACTGGCAGCCGCCATAGTAGCGGCGGCCCGGATAGCCCTCGGCATATTTGTTGGTCAACACCGAGCCTTGTGCTTCGAGCACCGCCCTGGAGACGATGTTCTCCGAGGCGATCAGCTCGATCTCGTCGCGCTGGCGCTGAAGCTCGCGCCCCATCGCATCGCTGACAGCGGGGTCTGCCTGGGCGACGCCCGTGCGGAAGAAGTTGCGGGCACTGCCGATGCCGGGTCTTGTCGGGATATTCATGGGCTCCTCCTAGCGGCGCCTGAGACGCCTGAAATCTGGGTCATCCGGTCCAGCCGAGACCGGCGGAAATGCAGTTGATCGAAAGCAGAAGCGCATTGACGGCCCGCTTCGGGTTGACGGTCGCGTCGTCCTGGGCGCGCACCTCGCGCAGCAGTTGCACCTGCAGCCGGTGGATCGAGTCCATCTGCGGGCGAATGCGGTCGAAATGGCGCTTGAAGGCCGGAAAGCGCTCGGACAATTTCAAGCCGCCATTGACCTCGGAGATCATCCGCCTAGTCAGCGCATATTCGGCTGAAATCTTGGCGTAGATGCGCTCGCCGACCTCGCGGTCCTGAACCAGCCCGGCATAAAGCTTTCCGATGTCCATGTCGGATTGGTAGAGACCCTTGTCGACCTCATCGATGACCAGCCTGAAGAAGCGCGAGCGCTCGAACATCTGCCTGAGCAGATCCAGGCCGGCATCGCCGCGGACATTGACGAAGGAGTTCAGCGCACTGCCGATGCCGTACCAGTTGGTCAGCAGATGACGGTTCTGGCTCCAGGCAAACACCCAGGGGATGGCACGCAGATCGGAGATGTCGCGGGCGCCGAAGCGGCGGGCCGGACGCGAGCCGATCTTGAGCAGCGCCAGCTCCTCGACCGGGCTCGCCTGATTGAAGTAGTCGATGAAGCCCGGCTCGTTGATCAGCCCCGAATAGGACGCCTGGGACATGCCGGTCAGCG comes from the Aminobacter aminovorans genome and includes:
- the glyA gene encoding serine hydroxymethyltransferase, with product MNIPTRPGIGSARNFFRTGVAQADPAVSDAMGRELQRQRDEIELIASENIVSRAVLEAQGSVLTNKYAEGYPGRRYYGGCQYVDEVEDLARERAKAMFNCSFANVQPNSGSQANQSVFMALMQPGDTFLGLNLAAGGHLTHGAPVNQSGKWFNVVSYGVKTDTHRIDMDEVRDLAKKHQPKVILAGGSAYPRIIDFKAFREIADEVGAKLFVDMAHFAGLVAGGVHPNPLEHAHVVTTTTHKTLRGPRGGMVLSNDEEIGKKINSAVFPGLQGGPLMHVIAAKAVAFGEALTPDFKVYAANVVSNAKVLAETLQEGGVDIVSGGTDTHLMLVDLRRKNLTGKAVEAALGRAHITCNKNGIPFDPQGPMVTSGVRLGTPACTTRGFLNEEFRQVGRMTMAVIDGLAANGEEGNAKIEAAVREETHDLVSRFRIYD